One Mycolicibacterium rufum genomic window, GAGCCGGGCGGCCTCGTTGACCGGATCGCCGATCACGGTGTACTCGAAGCGGGCCTGCGCGCCGATGTGGCCGGCGATGGCGCGGCCGGCGGACACGCCGATGCCGAACTCGGTCTCGCCGAGCACCTCGATGAGCTCGTCGTGCAGTTCCCGCGAGGCGGCCAGCGCCGCCCCGGACGCGTCGGGGTGTTCGATCGGGGCGCCGAAGATCGCCAGCGCCGCGTCGCCCTGGAACTTGTTGACGAATCCGCCGTGCCGGTTGACGGTGTCGACGACCACCCGGAAGAAGTCGTTGAGCAGGTTGACGACCTCGGCGGCCGGGATGGTCGCGGCCAGGTGCGTCGACCCGACCAGGTCGACGAACAGCACCGCCACGTCGCGCTCCTGGCCGCCGAGCTCGGTGCCGCGCTCCAGCGCCCGGCGAGCGACGTCCTCGCCGACGTAGCGGCCGAACAGGTCGCGCAGCCGCTGCCGTTCGGCCAGGTCGCGCACCATGTCGTTGAAGCCGGCCTGCAGCAGGCCCAGCTCGCTGGCGTCGTAGATCTGCATGTGAGCGTTGTAGTTGCCGCGCTGCACCTCGCCGAGCGCCCAGCGAAGCTGGCGCAGCGGGTCGGCGATCGACATCGCGACCAGCACCGTGCTGGACAGCCCGATGACCAGGGCGACGATCGCCAGCAGCAGGATCGTCGTGATCACCCGGTCGGCGGGCGCGGTGAGGATCTCGAACTTGCTGGCCACCAGCGCGAGCAGGATCGCAACCAGCGGGACCCCGGTGGACAGCACCCACGTCAGCACTTGGCGCAGGATCACGCCCGGGGCGTGGAACTTCTCCGGCACGCCGCCGCGTAGCGCGGCCACCGCGACGGGCCGCAGCACCCGCTCGGACTGCAGGTAGCCGATGATCGCCGTCGCGGTGGCGCCCAGGCCCGTCGCGACCGCCACCACCGGCGCGGACTTGCTGGCCACCGGCCAGCTCGCGACGATGAACACCACCGATCCGAGCAGCCAGTTGGTCGCGCTGATCACCGAGCGGTAGAACGGCATCCGCAGCGCCCGCATCCGGGCGACCTCGGTGTCGGCGGGGTCCCGGTCCCCGAGCAGCATGTCCCGGCGCTGCCAGCGCATCACCGGGATCAGCATCCGCAGCGTCAGGTACGACGCCACCGTGAACGACACGAACAGGTAGCCCAGGAAGATCGACAGGTTGTAGGTCGGCAGGTCCTGCAGCTGGATGCGGTCCTCGGGCGGTAGCCCGAACCGCAAAAATCCGAGCACCAGCAGGGCGCCGATGATGTCGGCCTGCAGCATGCCGAGCGTGAACACCGGCCAGGGTGTGCGCGCGACCCAGCGGACGAATGCACTGATTCGCCCCATCTGGATCGCTTCGGCTGCCACGGGTTCACCGTATCGGGCCGAGCTGACGGCCACGGGGCGTCTGAGACGGACGTGTCGGTTCGCAGCACTACTGTTATCGGCGATGGCCGGTGTTTTCTCGCGTCTTGTGGGCCAAGACGCCGTCGAGGCGGAGCTCACCGCCGCTGCGCGGGCTGCCCGCGGTGATTCCTCTCACACCTCCTCTCCTGCGGGGGGCGCCGACGTGGTGGGCACCATGACGCACGCTTGGCTGATCACCGGTCCGCCCGGGTCCGGTCGATCGGTGGCGGCGCTGTGCTTCGCCGCGGCGCTGCAGTGCACCTCCGAGGGCGCCCCCGGCTGCGGGGAGTGCCGGGCGTGCACGACGACGATGGCGGGCACCCACGCCGACGTGCGCCGAATCATCCCGGAGGGGCTCTCGATCGGGGTCGACGCGATGCGCACGATCGTGCAGATCGCGTCGCGCCGGCCCGGGACGGGCCGCTGGCAGATCGTCGTCATCGAGGACGCCGACCGGCTCACCGAGGGCGCCGCGAACGCGCTGCTGAAGGTCGTGGAGGAGCCGCCGCCGTCGACGGTGTTCCTGCTGTGCGCGCCGTCGGTGGATCCCGAGGACATCGCGATCACCCTGCGGTCGCGGTGTCGGCACGTCGCGCTGGTGACGCCCGGGGTGGACGCGATCGCGCGGGTGCTGGTCGAGACCGACGGCCTGCCGGAGGCCGAGGCGGCCTGGGCGGCGTCGGTCAGCGGCGGGCACGTCGGCCGGGCACGCCGGCTGGCCACCGACGAGCAGGCCCGGGAGCGGCGCCGGCGGGCGCTGGGGTTGGCCAGGGACGCGGCGACGCCCTCGCGGGCCTACGCCGCCGCGGAGGAGCTGGTGGCCACCGCGGAGGCGGAGGCCAGGGCGCTGACCGAGGACCGCAACGAGGTCGAGACCGAGGAGTTGCGCACCGCGCTGGGCGCCGGCGGCACCGGCAAGGGCACCGCGGGCACGATGCGCGGGGCGGCCGGAGCGCTCAAGGACCTGGAGAGGCGACAGAAGTCGCGCCAGACCCGGGCGTCGCGCGACGCGCTGGACCGGGCGCTCATCGACCTGGCCACCTACTTCCGCGACGCGCTGCTGGTCTCCTCCGGGGCGGCCGACGTGGCCGCCAACCACCCCGACATGCGGGACAAGGTGTCGGCGATGGCCGCGCACGCGTCGCCGGCGGCGCTGCTGCGCTGCATCGAGGCGGTGCTGCAGTGCCGGGAGGCGCTGGCGACCAACGTCAAGCCGAAGTTCGCCGTCGACGCCATGGTCGGCACCATCGGGCAGGCACTTCGCAGCTGAGTTGGGTCGGCGGCGGGGCCTGCCGTAGACTCGTGCCGCCCGACGCGCCGCCTTAGCTCAGTCGGTAGAGCGATTCACTCGTAATGAATAGGTCGGGGGTTCGATTCCCCCAGGCGGCTCCACCTTTTCCTCGGTCACCGCGGCGCCAGGAACCCCACGGGGCCTGATGCCACGCACACCGACAGTGCCGCGGTGTTCGCCCGCACCGTGATCGCGTCCCCGGCGCCGGGCAGCCGGACGAACACCCGGTTGAGTCCCGGCCGCACCGGCACCTTCACCTCCGGCCCCTCCGACAGCGCCAGCATCAGCGAGCCGTCGCTGTTGGCCAGATAGTTGATCTCGGCGGTCCAGTCCGCCGGCAGGAGCGGCCCGTCCAGCGGCATCCGCACCGGGAAGTCCGGCTGCACCAGATAGCCGCAGCGCGGGTCGGGACCCTGCCGGATGCTGCGCACCCAGGTCACCTTCGCGTCGACGAGCCGGCCCGACGCGTCCAGCATCCGCAGGTCTGTTGTCGCCGAATCGAATTCGGGACGATCCCGCAGCAGCGCGAACATGTGCGAGGTCAGGTTCTCCGGCCACGCCACCCGCTGCAGCACCAGCGGGTCGACCTCCTGGTCGAGCATCGGCGCCGGAGACGCGGCGTGCGCGGCGGCCAGGCTCGCCTGCGCGGTACGCAGGTAGTCCTTCGTCGGGTTGTCGCGCCAGCTGGTCAGGAACGTCGCGGTGGAGTAGAGGCTGCTGATCACGAAAAGCCCTGTGAAGCCGATGATTCCGACGGTTCGCAGGCGCGACCGGTCGAGCCGGCGGGCGCTGTCCCGGTTCGGTGCGCACAAGCCGACCGCGGCCAGCAGCGCCAGCACCACCACCAGATCGGGCAGATAGCGCACCGTCTGCGCCAATTCCAGTGCGGTGAAACGGGAAGACCGCATCAGATAGATCGGCACCTGACAGGCCACGGCGTAGCCCAGCGCCGCCAGCCACACGGGACCCAACCGTCGCTTGCGCAGGAGCGTCACCGCCACCACGACCGCCAACGCGACCCAGCCCAGCACCATCACGGCCACCGGCGGCGTCGCCCACGGCGACGCGGGCGCCCAGCGCTGCCAGTCCCACGGTCCGCCGACCAGCCCGGGCACGATGCCGTGAGTCACGGAGCGCCACAGCAGATCCGCCGTCATCGCCAGGTCGAAGCTCCAGCGCTGCTGATCCACCACCGTCACGTAGACGCCCACCCAGCCGGCGATCAGCGCCAGGCACGCCACCCACAACGGTCGCCCGCGCCGCCACACCTCGCGTACCGAGGCGCCGCCCGTCACATGGCCGTATAGCGCGGCCACCGCGAAGGCGGCGAACGGCACGATGGCCGCCTTCTCGAAGAACAGCAGCGCGCCGAGGAACACCACCGTCCCGGTGACGGCGTAGCGCCGTGCGCCGGTGCGCACCAGCAGCAGGGCGTCCGCACACACCCACGCCAGCGCCGCCAGCATCGGCAACGAGTTCAGCCCGGCCGCCCACCACGCGTACCCCGGCAGCGCCAACGGGGTGAACAGAGCGAACGTCAACGGGATCAGCAGCACCGGGCGCCGGCCCAAGATCACGTGCAGCGCCCGCAGCAGCGCCAGGGACGCCAGCAGCGCGAGCACCACCAGGCTGATCGCCGGCCCCACCCAGTTCAGCGGCGCGAGCCGGGTGATCGCCCCGGCGACCAGGAACGCCCCCGGCATCACGTGGCCGTCGTGATCGTCGAACAGGTAGCCCGGCGACAGCAGCGGCTGGGTGCCGGCCCGGCCGACCAGGATCAGGTCGTCCCAGTAGAAGTAGCCCCCGAAGGCCAGCACCGCCCGGATCACCAGGTGCAGCGCGATCAGCGCGACGGCGGTGCGGGCGACCCACGTCGTCTGCTCCTCGCGCACGCGCTCGTCGGGCCTCATGTCGCCTCGACTGTACGGATGCTCGGCGTCTCCGCCCGCCGCCGGTAGGGTGGGCACCGTGCGAACACTGGTCACGGGGGCAGCCGGGTTCATCGGGTCGACGCTGGTGGACAGGCTGCTCGCCGACGGGCACGCGGTGGTGGGTCTCGACGACCTCAGTTCCGGGCGCAGCGAGAACCTCGGTGCCGCCGAACGGTCCGACGACTTCGAGTTCGTCAAGGCCGACATCGTCGAGGCCGGCCTCGTCGGGCTGCTCGAGGACGTGAAGCCGGAGGTGGTGTTCCACCTCGCCGCGCAGATCTCGGTCAGCCGCTCGGTCACCGAGCCGGTGTTCGACTCCAGCGTCAACGTGGTGGGCACCGTGCGGTTGGCCGAGGCGGCCCGCCGTGCCGGGGTCCGCAAGGTCGTGCACACGTCGTCGGGCGGGTCGGTCTACGGTGCGACACCCCGTTACCCGACCGACGAGGACAACGCGCTCGATCCGGCGTCGCCCTACGCCGCGAGCAAGGTGTGCGGCGAGGTCTACTTCGGCATGTTCCGCAACCTCTACGGCCTGGACTGCAGCCACATCGCGCCCGCCAACGTCTACGGCCCGCGTCAGGATCCGCACGGTGAGGCGGGCGTGGTCGCGATCTTCTCCCGCGCGCTGCTCGCCGGCCGGCCGACGAAGATCTTCGGCGACGGCAGCGACACCCGCGACTACGTGTTCGTCGACGACGTCGTCGACGCGTTCGTGCGTGCGTCCGGCGAGGCCGGCTCGGGGCAACGGTTCAACATCGGCACCGGGGTGGAAACCTCGACGCGTCAACTGCATTCGGAGATCGCGGCGGCCGCCGGCGCGCCCGACGAGCCGGAGTTCCACCCGCCGCGGCTCGGTGATGTGCGGCGGTCCTGCCTGGACAACAGCCGCGCCGGGTCGGTGCTGGGATGGCAGCCGAAGGTCGCGTTGCGCGACGGTGTGGCCCGGACCGTGGAGTACTTCCGCGAGAACGGCTAGTTCTGCTCGGGCACCCGGGCGTTCTGCAGCGCCACCGCGCGGGCCAGCCGGGTGTACTTGAGCTCGATGTCCTTGAACCGCATGTAGGTCGACAGCGTGGTGAACGCGAACGCGATGATCAGCACGTACTCCAGGAGATCCGTGCCGCGGTCCACGCCGAGCCAGTTCGCCACCACCGTGGTGTCGTCGGGCCGCAGGATCGCGTAGATCCCGGCGATCACGAACAGCACGTAGCCGACCTTGACCCACGCCTTCGACCGCGCGCTACCGCGGGACCGCAGCAGATACACCAGCAGCACCAGCACCGAGGCGATCAGCAGCACCTGGATCCAGTTCATCGTGTCGTCCTTCTGCGCAGCAGACCGTCGAAGACGATGTTGACGCCGTTGAGCAGCGGCTGGCCCTTCGCCTTCGAGTAGTCGGTGTAGAGGATGTCGACGGGCACTTCGGCCACCCGCCAATGCTTTTCGTGCGCGAGCGCGATGAATTCGCTGGCGTGCCCCATGGCGCTGATCGTGAGGTCGAGCTCCTCGGCGACGCGCCGATCGAACACCCGCAGCCCGTTGTGCGCGTCGGTCAGGCCGAGTTCGCGGTTGCGGCGACTCACCCGCGCCACGGTCTTGAGTACCCACCGCTTCATCAGCGGCGTCTGGGTGGTGGCGCCGGCGAACCGGGTACCCACCACCAGATCCACATCGCCCGCGCGCAGCCGTTCGATCATCGTCACGACGTCGGCGACGCGGTGCTGCCCGTCGGCGTCGAACGTGACGAACACCTCGGCGCCGCGCCGGGCGCGGGCGTACTCGACGCCGGTCTGGATCGCCGCGCCCTGCCCGAGGTTCACCGGATGGGTGACGACGTGGGCGCCGGCGCGCAGGGCGGCGTCGCCGGTGCCGTCCTCGCTACCGTCGTCGACGCACACGACGTGCTCGAACACCGAGCGCACGTCGGTGATGACGTCGCCGATGACGGTCGCTTCGTGGTAGGCCGGGATGACGATCCACACGTCGCGGTAGTGCGTATCCGAGGTGTTGATGCGCAACAAATTACACGCTCAGACGGCCGGAATTCTGGCAAGGGCGGTCAGGTGCACGGCGATCCCCAGCAGCGGTCCGCACAGCAGCGCGACGACGGTGCGCACCTCCAGGTCCAGTGGCAGCGCCAGCAGCAACGCCGAGGCGACTGTGGCCGACATCCACCCGACCGCGTAGGCGCGGTGCAGGGCCGCGGCCACGGCGGCCGCCCCGGTCAGCGTCAGCAGCGCGATCGCCACCGCCGCGGCCGTCAGCCAGCCCAGCAGGGCGCCGCCCGCGACGTAGTCGTCCCCGAAGCCCTCGCGCAGCAGCCACGGGCCGAACGCGGCCGCCGCGGCCACCCCCGCCACCCCCAGTGCGACGACGACCCCCGCGGGGGTGATCAGCGCCTGCAGCCGGTGCTCCCGCTGGTCGACGAAATGCGCGATCAGGTTTCCCTGCATCGCGGTGAGCGGCACCAGGAGCGGGGCGCGGGTCAGTGTGACCGCCAGGATCACCACGCCGCCCGCGGCGCCGAGATCGCCGGAGGTGGCCTTGAGCAGCACCGGAAATCCCATCACCAGCACCGCGCTGGCGCCGGCCGCGGCGATCGAGTGGCCGGCGCCGCGCAGGAACACCGCCGTGCCGCCGGGAGTGGACAGCCGCGCCGCGGCCCGGGTGACCGGCGACGCGGCCAGCATCACCACCCATCCGATCGCGCCGGCCACCGTGGCCCACAGGTAGCCGCCCAGCCCCCAGCCCAGCAGGAAGCTCGCCGCCGCGACGGCGACCCGCAGCAGCGCGTCGGCGACCATCAGCGCGCCGTACTCCGACCACCGGTCCAGCCCGGCGAGCAGCCCCAGCAGCGTGGTGTGCAGGCAGAAACCCGCCAACCCGGCGGCCAGCAGCACCACGCTGAGCAGGCGGGCGTCGGCGAACACGTGGCCGGCCCACAGCGGCGACGTCGCGGCGATCACCGCCGCCGCGCCCACCCCCACGCCGATCCCGACCCGCACGGGCCGGGTGCGCGGGCCCGCGTCGTCGCCCGTTGCGGCTTGCCGGACCTCCCGGGTCGTCTCCTGCAGCAACCCGAATGCGGCGCCGCTGGCCAGCCCGAACGCGCCCCAGAACACGCCGAACACCGAGAAGCCGGCGGGTTCCAGATCGCGGGCGGCCAGGTAGAGCACCGCGTACCCGCACAGCGCGGACACCGCCGTCGCCGCCCCGACCCGCACGACGCTGCTGCGGGTGACAGCGCCCGGGCCCGCCGTGGCGTCGGTCACGACGGGTGGTCCAGCGGCGGAACGTCGGTCGAGTACAGCCACGCCGTCCACAGCGGACGCAGCGACTCGTCGGCGTAGCGGGCCGCCAGCCCGAGGAAGTCGTCGGTCACCACGCTGGCGTGCCGGTAGCGGGTGGTCCACTCCTTGAGCAGCGCGAAGAAGTCCTTGTCGCCGAGCCGCTTTCGCAACGCGTGCAGCGTCAGTGCGCCCCGCTTGTACACGCGGTCATCGAACATGTCGCGCGGCCCGGGGTCGGCGAGCACCAGATCCTGCGGCGACTGCCGCAACCGCTGGTGGTAGTGCCGGGCGAGCTCGTCGGCGCTGCGCTCCCCGCAGTGCTCCGACCACAGCCATTCGGCGTAGCAGGCGAAGCCCTCGTGCAGCCAGATGTGGCGCCACCGCTGCACGGTGACCGAGTTGCCGAACCACTGGTGGGCCAGCTCGTGGGCGATCAACCGCTCCGCGCCGCGCTCGCCGTCGCAGTGGTTCGCGCCGAAGATCGACACCCCCTGCGCCTCGAGCGGGATCTCGAGATCGTCGTCGGTGATCACGACGGTGTAGCCCGACTCGAGCGGATACGGCCCGAACAGCTTGACGAACAGCTTCATCATCTGGCCCTGCCGGCCGAAGTCGTGCTCGATCTCCCGGCGCAGCCGTTCGGGGGCGACGGCGTGGATCTCGACCCCGTTCTTGGCCAGCCGGTGCCGCTCGTACATTCCGATCTGCAGCGTGATCAGGTACGTGGAGGTGGGTTCGGGCTGCTCGTAGACCCACGTCGTCATCCCGGCGCGGGCGCGGCGGTTCAGCAGCTTGCCGTTGGCCAGCGCGAAATACGGGCTCTCCGTGCTGATCTGGATGCGGACACTGGCCTTGGCGCTGGGATGGTCGTCGCACGGGAACCACGACGACGCCCCGTTGGGCTGCCCGGCGACCAGGACGCCCTCGGTGAGTTCCTCGAAACCGACTTCGCCCCACAGGGATCGGACCGGGCGCGGGGTACCGCCGTAGCGCAGCGCGATCGTCATCGCCGCGCCGGCGGGCAGCCGGTCGGCGAGGCTGATGTGCAGTTTGTTCCCGGAGGTCCGGAAGTGCGCCGGCCGTTTGCCGTTCACGGTCACCTTCGACACCGACAGCGCGTCGGACAGGTCGAGGGTGAAGGTCTGCAGTTCGGCGAGGGTGGCCGCAGTGATGGTGGCGGCCCCGGCCAGCCGGTTGATGGCGACCTTGTACTCGAGGTCGAGTTCGTAACGGGAGACCCGGTATCCGAAGTTGCCGGCGGCGGGCAGGTACGGATCGATGACCGGTGGCGACCCCTTCTTGGCCGCCCGTTTGCGCGCTCTCACGCGGCCGCGGGCTTCTTCGTCTTCGGGGCGTCGCCGCGCTTCTTGCGCGGCGGCAGCCACGGCGCGATCGGGTTGCCCTGCCAGCGGGTCGACGCCGGCACCTCGTCACCACGCACCACCAGCGAGGCCGGGCCGACGGTGGCGCCGGCGCCGAGGCGGGCGGCCGGCAGCGCCACGCAGTGCGGGCCGAGGGTGGCGCCACGCTCGAGCACCACCGTGTCCATCCGCATGATCCGGTCGTGGAACAGGTGGGTCTGCACGACGCACCCGCGGTTGACCGTCGCCCCGTCGCCCAGCGTCACCAGGTCGGCCTCGGGTAGCCAGTAGGTCTCACACCACACCCCGCGTCCGATCGTCGCGCCCAGCGCGCGTAGCCACACGTTCATCACCGGGGTACCCGCGGCGGCCCGGGCGAACCACGGCGCCGCGACGGTCTCGACGAACGTGTCGGACACCTCGTTGCGCCACACGAACGACGACCACAGCGGGTGTTCGATCGCGGTGATCCGGCCCACCAGAAGCCATTTCGCGAGTACCGCGATGCCGCCGGCCACCGCGCCGGCGGCCAGCAGCACCAGCCCGGTCAGGCACGCCGCACCCAGCCAGCCGAACGCCAGCACCAGCGCCTGCACGGCCAGCAGCACACCGACGCCGATCGCGAACGTGACGACGACGGGCACGAATCGGAACGTCTCGACGGTCGCGCGCAACGCCCGCAGCCGCATCGAGGGGTGGAACGTGCGCAGTGCGTCGGCCGCGGTGGGTTGGCGCCGCAGCCGCATCGGCGGGCTGCCGAGCCACGACGAGCCCGCCTTGGCCTTGTGTGGCGTCGCCGACAGCACCGCCACCAGGCCGTCGTCGGGCACCCGGCGGCCGGGCTGGGTGATGCCCGAGTTGCCGAGGAACGCTCGCTTGCCGACCGTCGCCCGGGCGACGTGGATCCAGCCGCCGCCCAGTTCGTAGGAGGCCACCATGGTGTCGTCGGCCAGGAACGCGCTGTCCTCGACGACGGTGAACTTCGGGATCAGCAGGGCGGTGGAGATCTCGGTGCCCTTGCCCACGCGGGCGCCCAGCAGGCGCAGCCACCACGGCGTCAGCAGACCCGCGTAGATCGGGAACAGGTAGTTGCGGGCGCCGTCCATCAGGCGTTCGGTGGCCCACAGCTGCCAGCCCGCCCGGCTGCGCACCGGGTGGTAGCCCTCGCGCAGGCCCAGCGACAGCACCCGCACGCCCAGCACGGTCAGCGCCGCGTACACCACGAGGGCCGCGGCGGTGGCCGGCACGCTCCACGCCAGCGCGGGCAGTACCGCGTCGCCCAGCGTCGCGGTGCCGCGGATACCCCAGCCGACGACGGCCAGGCCCACCGCCAGCGCGGCCAACGGCAGTGCACCGAGCAGCACCGACGTCAGCCCGTAGACCGCCACCCACAGTGGGGACCGCGGCGGGCGGTGGTCGGGCCACGGATGCTTGGCCTTGCCGGACTTCACCGCCGGGGAGCCCTTCCAGTACTGCCGGTTCTTCACCTTCCCGACGACGCCGGAGCCGGGCGCCACGTCGGCGTTCTTGCCGACGACCGCGCCGGGCAGCAGCGTCGTGCGCGCGCCGATGGTGGCGTCGTTGCCGACGGTGATGGGGCCGAGGTGGAACAGATCGCCGTCGATCCAGTGTCCGGTCAGGTCGACCTCGGGTTCGATGGAGCACCGGTGCCCGAGCGTCAGCATCCCCGTCACCGGCGGGGCGGAATGCAGGTCGACCCCGGTGCCGACCGAATTGCCCAGTGCGCGTGCGTAATACATCAGCCACGGCGCGCCTGCCATGTTCTCCGCGCCGCTGGCCTCGGCGAGGCGTTCGGCAAGCCAGACCCGCAGGTGCACCGAGCCGCCGCGCCGGTAGGTGCCCGGCGCCAGCGTGCCGGCCAGGATCCGGGCGCCCAGCACCGCGATGCCCATCCGGCCGGGGGGCGTGACGAACAGCAGGAACCCGGCGAGGATCCACCACCAGCTGAGCGGCCACGCCCACGGCACCAGCGCCAACGCCGCGGCGACGTTGTTGGCGATCGCCAGCCACACCACCCACTGCATGCCGGTCAGCGACGCCAGCGGCACCGTCAGCGCCACCTGCACCGCCTGGGTGAGCCGCGAGACGGGCGTGACCTCCCGGGTCTCCGTGGCAGGCGGCGGTTCCAGCTCCTCGAGGTAACCCGCGAGCGAGCCGAGCCGCGGATGGTCGTACAGGTCGGCGACGGTCACCTGCGGATAGCGTTGCCGCAGCGCGGCGATCAGCTGCGCCGCCGACAGCGAGCCGCCGCCCAGGGCGAAGAAGTCGGCCTCCGGCCCGTCGATCGGGGCGGCCAGCACCTCCCGCCACAGCCCGGCCAGCCAGCCCAGCGTGCCCCCGAGGTCGGCGGCGTCGTCCTCAGCGGGCCCTACCGGCCACGGCAGCGCGTCGCGGTCCACCTTGCCCGAGGTGCGGGTGGGCAGCTCGTCGACGACGACCAGGCGCGGCACCAGCGCCGCGGGCAGCGACTCGGCCAGCCGGGACCGGGCCGCGTGCAGATCGAAGGCGGCCCCCGGCGCGACGACGACGTACCCGACCAGCAGCGGCGTCCCGCCGGCCGTCCGGCGCACCGCGGCAGCGCCCCCGCTGACCCCGGGCAGATGCACCAGCGCGGTGTCGACCTCGCCCAGCTCGATGCGCCGCCCGCCGACCTTCACCTGATCGTCGGCCCGCCCCATGAAGTACAGCCCGTCGGCCTCCAGCCGCACCAGGTCGCCGCTGCGGTAGGCGCGGCTCCACGCCAGCGTCGGCAGAGCCGCGTACTTCTCGGCGTCCTTCTCCGGATCGAGGTAGCGCGCCAGCCCCACCCCGCCGATCACCAGCTCGCCGACCTCGCCGACCGGCACCGGATTGCCCGCGGCGTCGACGACGGCCAGATCCCACCCGGCCAGCGGCAGCCCGATGCTCACCGGACCCTTCCCGGTGAGCCGGGCCGCGCACGCCACCACGGTCGCCTCGGTGGGGCCGTAGGTGTTCCACACCTCGCGGCCGTCGACCGCGAGCCGCTCGGCCAGCTCCGGCGGGCACGCCTCGCCGCCGAAGATCAGCAGCCGCACGGCCTCGAGGGCCTCGGCCGGCCACAGCGACGCCAGCGTCGGCACCGTCGAGACCACCGTGATGTCGCGGGACACCAGCCACGGACCCAGGTCCATGCCGCTGCGCACCAGCGACCGCGGGGCGGGCACCAGGCAGGCGCCGTGCCGCCAGGCCAGCCACATCTCCTCGCAGGACGCGTCGAACGCCACCGACAGACCGGCCAGCACCCGGTCGCCCGGACCGAGCGGGCTGCCCTGCAGGAACATCTCGGCTTCGGCGTCGACGAACGCCGCGGCGTTGCGGTGGGTGACCGCAACACCCTTGGGGGTGCCGGTCGAGCCGGAGGTGAAGATGATCCAAGCGTCGTCGCGGCTCAACGGCGCGGTCGCGCGCCAGCCGCGCGACGAGCCGGGCCCGCGGACCAGGCCGCGCTCGGTGATCACGGCGACGACGTCGGCCTCGGTGAACACGAGTTCGGCGCGCTCGGGCGGGTCGTCGGCGTCGACGGGCACGTAGGCCGCGCCGGTGGCCAGCGTCGCGAGGATCGCGACGTAGAGCGCATAGCTGCCCGACGGCATCCGGATCCCGATGCGGTCGCCGCGGCCGATCCCGCGGGCCGCCAGCCAGGCCACGCTGTCCTCGACG contains:
- a CDS encoding adenylate/guanylate cyclase domain-containing protein; amino-acid sequence: MAAEAIQMGRISAFVRWVARTPWPVFTLGMLQADIIGALLVLGFLRFGLPPEDRIQLQDLPTYNLSIFLGYLFVSFTVASYLTLRMLIPVMRWQRRDMLLGDRDPADTEVARMRALRMPFYRSVISATNWLLGSVVFIVASWPVASKSAPVVAVATGLGATATAIIGYLQSERVLRPVAVAALRGGVPEKFHAPGVILRQVLTWVLSTGVPLVAILLALVASKFEILTAPADRVITTILLLAIVALVIGLSSTVLVAMSIADPLRQLRWALGEVQRGNYNAHMQIYDASELGLLQAGFNDMVRDLAERQRLRDLFGRYVGEDVARRALERGTELGGQERDVAVLFVDLVGSTHLAATIPAAEVVNLLNDFFRVVVDTVNRHGGFVNKFQGDAALAIFGAPIEHPDASGAALAASRELHDELIEVLGETEFGIGVSAGRAIAGHIGAQARFEYTVIGDPVNEAARLTELAKLEKGHVLASAIAVSEALDAEALCWDVGETVNLRGRTAPTQLARPVHLVTPDSVEREVSGDVSKSAR
- a CDS encoding DNA polymerase III subunit delta'; the protein is MAGVFSRLVGQDAVEAELTAAARAARGDSSHTSSPAGGADVVGTMTHAWLITGPPGSGRSVAALCFAAALQCTSEGAPGCGECRACTTTMAGTHADVRRIIPEGLSIGVDAMRTIVQIASRRPGTGRWQIVVIEDADRLTEGAANALLKVVEEPPPSTVFLLCAPSVDPEDIAITLRSRCRHVALVTPGVDAIARVLVETDGLPEAEAAWAASVSGGHVGRARRLATDEQARERRRRALGLARDAATPSRAYAAAEELVATAEAEARALTEDRNEVETEELRTALGAGGTGKGTAGTMRGAAGALKDLERRQKSRQTRASRDALDRALIDLATYFRDALLVSSGAADVAANHPDMRDKVSAMAAHASPAALLRCIEAVLQCREALATNVKPKFAVDAMVGTIGQALRS
- a CDS encoding GDP-mannose 4,6-dehydratase; its protein translation is MRTLVTGAAGFIGSTLVDRLLADGHAVVGLDDLSSGRSENLGAAERSDDFEFVKADIVEAGLVGLLEDVKPEVVFHLAAQISVSRSVTEPVFDSSVNVVGTVRLAEAARRAGVRKVVHTSSGGSVYGATPRYPTDEDNALDPASPYAASKVCGEVYFGMFRNLYGLDCSHIAPANVYGPRQDPHGEAGVVAIFSRALLAGRPTKIFGDGSDTRDYVFVDDVVDAFVRASGEAGSGQRFNIGTGVETSTRQLHSEIAAAAGAPDEPEFHPPRLGDVRRSCLDNSRAGSVLGWQPKVALRDGVARTVEYFRENG
- a CDS encoding DUF2304 domain-containing protein, yielding MNWIQVLLIASVLVLLVYLLRSRGSARSKAWVKVGYVLFVIAGIYAILRPDDTTVVANWLGVDRGTDLLEYVLIIAFAFTTLSTYMRFKDIELKYTRLARAVALQNARVPEQN
- a CDS encoding glycosyltransferase family 2 protein: MLRINTSDTHYRDVWIVIPAYHEATVIGDVITDVRSVFEHVVCVDDGSEDGTGDAALRAGAHVVTHPVNLGQGAAIQTGVEYARARRGAEVFVTFDADGQHRVADVVTMIERLRAGDVDLVVGTRFAGATTQTPLMKRWVLKTVARVSRRNRELGLTDAHNGLRVFDRRVAEELDLTISAMGHASEFIALAHEKHWRVAEVPVDILYTDYSKAKGQPLLNGVNIVFDGLLRRRTTR
- a CDS encoding M1 family metallopeptidase codes for the protein MRARKRAAKKGSPPVIDPYLPAAGNFGYRVSRYELDLEYKVAINRLAGAATITAATLAELQTFTLDLSDALSVSKVTVNGKRPAHFRTSGNKLHISLADRLPAGAAMTIALRYGGTPRPVRSLWGEVGFEELTEGVLVAGQPNGASSWFPCDDHPSAKASVRIQISTESPYFALANGKLLNRRARAGMTTWVYEQPEPTSTYLITLQIGMYERHRLAKNGVEIHAVAPERLRREIEHDFGRQGQMMKLFVKLFGPYPLESGYTVVITDDDLEIPLEAQGVSIFGANHCDGERGAERLIAHELAHQWFGNSVTVQRWRHIWLHEGFACYAEWLWSEHCGERSADELARHYHQRLRQSPQDLVLADPGPRDMFDDRVYKRGALTLHALRKRLGDKDFFALLKEWTTRYRHASVVTDDFLGLAARYADESLRPLWTAWLYSTDVPPLDHPS